In one Achromobacter spanius genomic region, the following are encoded:
- a CDS encoding type IV secretion system protein VirB3, translating into MATSPKQKAKAPAAAAPVAVGSEVPLNRFPLFKGATRVATVPGGVPTRAFAGLVFVTVTAASFTLWGWLLFPVLYPVMAILSRHDDRAFWIWELWVKTKFLAKNKRFWGAISLTPTPYSRRRPWARWLGVHDR; encoded by the coding sequence ATGGCCACCTCGCCCAAGCAAAAGGCCAAAGCCCCAGCTGCAGCCGCCCCAGTTGCGGTGGGGTCAGAAGTGCCCCTTAACCGCTTCCCCCTTTTCAAGGGTGCCACCCGCGTCGCCACCGTCCCCGGGGGAGTGCCCACACGAGCATTTGCTGGACTGGTCTTTGTGACCGTCACCGCCGCTTCATTCACGCTGTGGGGCTGGCTGCTCTTTCCCGTCCTTTATCCGGTGATGGCCATTCTGAGCCGCCATGATGACCGCGCCTTCTGGATCTGGGAGCTTTGGGTCAAGACCAAGTTCTTGGCAAAGAACAAGCGCTTTTGGGGTGCGATATCCCTCACGCCAACACCCTACAGCCGGCGGCGCCCCTGGGCCCGCTGGCTCGGAGTTCACGACCGATGA
- a CDS encoding TrbC/VirB2 family protein translates to MTAASNISPGDSQSKSCSTLVALAYATLALLLLLQPELAMAQFEKATTTVQKVKDWLWLIIPVIGLVSAGIIGILYSFDVIRKETAYQWAVGIVFSGAIAGGIIKLVFG, encoded by the coding sequence ATGACCGCAGCATCCAATATCTCCCCTGGCGACTCGCAGTCCAAGAGCTGCAGCACGCTTGTCGCCCTGGCATACGCGACCCTTGCATTGCTCCTCCTGCTGCAACCGGAACTGGCGATGGCGCAGTTCGAGAAGGCCACCACTACCGTGCAGAAGGTCAAAGACTGGCTGTGGCTCATCATCCCCGTCATCGGCCTTGTTTCCGCCGGCATTATCGGCATCCTTTATTCGTTCGACGTGATTCGCAAGGAAACCGCCTATCAATGGGCAGTGGGTATCGTCTTTTCCGGTGCCATCGCTGGCGGCATCATTAAGCTGGTCTTCGGTTGA
- a CDS encoding lytic transglycosylase domain-containing protein, with translation MDFPTLARQCAPDVHISTLSAVVRHESAFNPLAIGVNAKPHVSIRPKSKEEAVQAVRDLMAKGVDFDVGYGQINVRNWKWLGVTSESIFDPCVNLASAQRVLVDCYKRAAKLHGPGQNALYAAFSCYNTGNLTSGFRNGYVGKVIAGAGLAVPAIVKEGGAPANADTKTRSRPRPKPSKPDAFQKSRDDAFVAPRKDAFEPRPDATFGRPIPTQSSRLPAQ, from the coding sequence ATGGACTTCCCAACCCTCGCCAGGCAGTGTGCGCCCGACGTGCACATCAGTACGCTCAGCGCTGTGGTCCGTCACGAGTCCGCATTCAATCCGCTGGCCATTGGCGTCAACGCCAAGCCCCACGTAAGCATCCGCCCGAAGTCCAAAGAGGAGGCAGTCCAGGCGGTGCGCGATCTGATGGCCAAAGGAGTGGACTTCGACGTCGGCTACGGCCAGATCAACGTGCGGAACTGGAAGTGGCTTGGTGTCACATCCGAAAGCATCTTCGACCCGTGCGTCAACCTTGCATCTGCCCAGCGTGTCCTCGTTGATTGCTACAAGCGAGCCGCCAAGCTGCACGGCCCCGGACAGAACGCGCTGTATGCGGCATTCAGTTGCTACAACACGGGCAACCTGACCTCGGGCTTCAGGAATGGGTATGTCGGCAAGGTCATCGCCGGCGCTGGCCTGGCTGTACCGGCCATCGTGAAGGAGGGCGGCGCGCCCGCCAATGCTGACACCAAGACGCGTAGCCGCCCGCGTCCGAAGCCGTCCAAACCCGATGCCTTTCAGAAGTCCCGCGACGACGCTTTTGTGGCGCCCCGCAAAGACGCATTCGAACCGCGCCCAGATGCCACATTCGGCAGGCCGATCCCTACGCAGTCCTCGCGCCTGCCGGCGCAGTAG
- a CDS encoding TrbM/KikA/MpfK family conjugal transfer protein, translating into MRTLRHLILLLTVTLAPVATPVYSAGSPSVDLGDVLDGDKRLACEAILCLSSGTRPSECAPSLSRYFGISMKKLSDTLEARRDFLSLCPASEDSKEMSDLVRAISQGAGRCDAAALNVALRTWRGGNDDGSLIIGNKRPGYCSVYESHEYTAFDDGLPLYVGTPADGGYWAEPRDYQHELAKYEKALAERKEREQNGKGPGFGMVGN; encoded by the coding sequence ATGCGAACCCTTCGACACCTCATACTGCTGCTGACGGTGACGTTAGCGCCTGTGGCAACGCCGGTCTATTCAGCCGGATCGCCTAGCGTTGACCTCGGTGACGTGCTGGACGGCGACAAGCGCTTGGCATGCGAAGCCATTCTTTGTCTGTCCAGCGGCACACGTCCAAGCGAGTGCGCGCCATCGCTTTCCCGGTACTTCGGCATCAGCATGAAGAAGCTATCCGACACCTTGGAAGCACGACGAGACTTTCTTTCGTTGTGCCCCGCTTCTGAAGACTCCAAGGAAATGAGCGATTTGGTGCGTGCCATTTCACAAGGTGCCGGCCGATGCGACGCCGCTGCGCTGAATGTCGCGCTTCGAACCTGGCGCGGCGGCAACGACGACGGCAGCCTCATCATCGGCAACAAACGCCCCGGCTATTGCAGCGTTTACGAGTCGCACGAATACACCGCCTTTGACGATGGTCTACCGCTTTACGTTGGGACGCCCGCCGACGGCGGTTACTGGGCGGAGCCACGGGACTACCAACACGAGCTTGCCAAGTACGAAAAGGCGCTTGCAGAACGCAAAGAGCGCGAGCAGAACGGCAAGGGGCCTGGCTTCGGCATGGTGGGGAATTGA
- a CDS encoding type II secretion system protein, which yields MKKFSMQPRNLKSHAARQRLRQGGYTIVEVIAVIAIIGFLVIISMPAIKGIFVQARVGPASAELQRFMTATRLLGEGDSVTPYAAISNASNLAPAMSESSVFKVNGATVAHRLGGSGAGSNGTITIGPVALGGGAAGSGFGLTLTNVNHRACPGLATTLNSVSETISVNGTAAKTLGTNNEPGSFNAVTAQDLCVKGDNNTFVFATR from the coding sequence ATGAAGAAATTCTCCATGCAACCCCGAAATTTGAAGAGCCATGCGGCCAGGCAACGCCTTCGCCAAGGCGGCTACACCATCGTAGAAGTCATCGCCGTGATCGCGATCATTGGCTTCCTGGTGATTATCAGCATGCCCGCCATCAAAGGCATCTTTGTTCAAGCCCGGGTTGGTCCGGCGTCGGCCGAACTTCAACGCTTTATGACGGCGACCCGTTTGCTGGGCGAAGGCGATTCTGTAACGCCCTACGCAGCCATCAGCAACGCGTCGAACCTTGCGCCGGCCATGAGCGAGTCTTCGGTATTCAAAGTGAACGGTGCCACGGTGGCCCACCGACTGGGAGGCTCAGGCGCGGGTTCGAACGGCACGATCACTATCGGCCCTGTGGCTCTCGGGGGTGGCGCTGCCGGCAGCGGCTTTGGGCTGACGTTGACCAATGTGAACCACCGAGCGTGCCCAGGTCTTGCCACCACGTTGAACTCCGTGTCCGAGACGATCAGCGTGAACGGAACCGCAGCAAAAACGCTAGGCACGAACAACGAGCCAGGATCCTTCAATGCAGTCACGGCTCAAGACCTTTGCGTGAAGGGTGACAACAACACGTTCGTCTTCGCCACGCGATAA
- a CDS encoding ATPase, T2SS/T4P/T4SS family, which translates to MKLSIFQWARRMTRMLRIGFREEEPAPVLSMSVTPIQTDDSPEGHLDSFEDVENMRPAFELLRVDWCGSEAAAKACVAELEGKRYVVFVKQGEQDSDLYRAVLLRAREAAGRDNVDVYTVNPVVLLALVRERMQAKDVKQRTSRTRALGARSAVRVGFHDLAAWAVRNGASDMHLNIDTTAAISHVSATIDGQYTTPKQLAMPTERLIEMGNVAWLDVHGGNGLFLDMTNEQQGRLYEVVDDRSYMLRWGSFVADKGPSITLRILDMDAKVEPVDMETLGFMPSHVAKFERCLQSQGGAIVTGGIPGSGKTVTNAQLIVRLPATRKVMTIEDPVELTIPRALAASVSRSLDGSDRDTMRSKLMALKRAAASDVFLGEIRDSLTGSAFQDIVLSGSSLYTTTHVGHALSIPQRFASSEIGVPRTTLGTPGVLKLLSHQALMPVTCDCALPAASLLEGAADRLGVRRTRDDWARYLDDIETLYDFGSSRIKVRNPDGCEKCRIKGIPELFGYAGRTVVAEMFEPSSDPEALRAISSGDELRLREIYAGHRTAAYDHPDMEGKTTMDCAVYKMSQGLIDPRDIEPHFQAFATLLRQSERK; encoded by the coding sequence ATGAAACTCAGCATTTTCCAATGGGCTCGGCGAATGACGCGTATGTTGCGCATCGGGTTTCGGGAAGAAGAGCCGGCGCCTGTCCTTAGCATGTCGGTGACGCCAATCCAAACTGACGACTCTCCGGAAGGCCATCTTGACTCCTTCGAAGATGTGGAAAACATGCGTCCGGCCTTCGAACTTCTGCGCGTGGATTGGTGCGGCTCCGAAGCCGCTGCGAAAGCTTGCGTGGCAGAACTCGAAGGCAAGCGGTATGTGGTCTTCGTCAAGCAAGGGGAACAGGACTCCGATCTGTACCGTGCCGTTCTGCTACGTGCTCGGGAAGCCGCCGGACGCGACAACGTGGACGTGTACACAGTCAATCCCGTCGTGCTGCTTGCCTTGGTCCGTGAGCGCATGCAAGCCAAGGACGTTAAGCAGCGCACATCCAGGACGCGCGCGCTCGGCGCACGCTCTGCGGTACGCGTAGGGTTCCATGACTTGGCCGCCTGGGCTGTTCGTAACGGCGCCAGCGACATGCACTTGAACATTGACACCACGGCGGCCATCTCTCATGTAAGCGCAACGATTGACGGGCAGTACACCACGCCCAAGCAACTGGCGATGCCGACCGAACGGCTCATTGAGATGGGAAACGTCGCATGGCTGGATGTCCACGGCGGCAACGGGCTATTCCTCGATATGACCAATGAACAGCAGGGTCGGCTTTACGAAGTTGTGGATGACCGCTCTTACATGCTGCGCTGGGGATCATTTGTGGCAGACAAGGGACCCTCCATCACCCTTCGGATTCTGGACATGGATGCCAAAGTTGAGCCCGTGGACATGGAAACGCTGGGCTTTATGCCTTCGCACGTCGCGAAATTTGAACGATGCCTGCAAAGCCAGGGCGGCGCCATCGTGACGGGCGGCATTCCCGGATCGGGAAAAACCGTCACCAACGCCCAACTCATCGTGCGGTTGCCCGCAACACGCAAGGTCATGACGATCGAGGATCCCGTCGAACTGACCATCCCGCGCGCTCTGGCCGCGAGTGTCTCTCGCTCGCTTGATGGCTCGGACCGCGACACGATGCGGTCCAAGCTCATGGCACTCAAGCGGGCTGCGGCGAGCGACGTGTTTCTTGGCGAAATCCGCGATTCACTCACCGGATCAGCATTTCAGGACATCGTCTTGTCGGGAAGCAGTCTCTATACAACGACACACGTTGGCCACGCGCTCTCAATTCCGCAGCGATTTGCTTCCAGCGAGATCGGCGTTCCGCGAACGACCTTGGGCACGCCCGGCGTCCTGAAGCTGCTCTCACACCAAGCACTGATGCCTGTCACCTGCGATTGCGCACTGCCGGCAGCTTCACTGCTTGAAGGCGCAGCCGATCGGTTGGGAGTGCGCCGGACGCGGGATGACTGGGCCCGCTACCTAGACGACATCGAAACCCTTTACGACTTCGGCAGCAGTCGCATCAAAGTTCGCAACCCGGACGGTTGTGAGAAATGTCGGATCAAGGGGATTCCGGAGCTGTTCGGGTACGCCGGTCGGACAGTTGTCGCGGAAATGTTCGAACCGTCGTCAGATCCAGAAGCGCTTCGTGCCATCAGCAGCGGCGATGAGCTGCGTCTCCGTGAGATTTACGCCGGTCACAGGACCGCCGCATATGACCACCCCGACATGGAAGGGAAGACCACCATGGACTGCGCTGTCTACAAGATGAGTCAAGGCCTGATCGATCCGCGGGACATTGAGCCGCATTTCCAAGCCTTTGCCACGCTGCTTCGACAAAGCGAGCGGAAATGA
- a CDS encoding type 4b pilus protein PilO2: MATRQKVARRTSYKLVAIPGSPNQLVLGLKWRTVLGEDLEKLALKTARKARATHFVQSDARSSSVGLLTAKGSETRAKSRTTLFSGAAAFAQMHRHGTHIVACTLPDQSVWLAVVIDGVVQTGGDTIFPDQAKAKNAVEELTARYREHQVHSNYITQARLFSLQQLTAHVNGQSALRRASFRLSMVSPIWWVLVAAVVAYEAWDYGSAWWDERQAKLHEEAQAAQPHFDANALWENAISAWAKSVKTQGSTGMTELLNVILTVPVEPGRWRLTEVDCRPSTGSCTATYRRTRLADNHTLRAALAQSFRIVHPDLDTATATWPLPKALSAPTMPLRDLPTPLAIQTTWEPSWQALRPALQDFTLSKPASVQILVPNIKLPNGLEEPVPMPSGTKLPASRALVINAPLRSLYGLALPTTTQITQLHVRYQPDSAPGLAASAFSATLKGDIYVLAP; encoded by the coding sequence GTGGCAACGCGACAGAAAGTCGCTCGGCGCACGAGCTACAAGCTCGTTGCGATACCGGGCTCGCCGAATCAACTTGTCCTCGGGCTCAAGTGGCGCACCGTCCTCGGGGAAGACCTGGAAAAACTTGCCCTCAAGACCGCCCGCAAAGCACGGGCAACGCACTTTGTGCAGAGTGATGCGCGTAGTTCGTCGGTCGGCTTGTTGACAGCCAAAGGAAGCGAAACACGCGCAAAGAGCAGAACAACGCTTTTCTCTGGCGCCGCTGCTTTTGCACAGATGCATCGACATGGCACGCATATCGTTGCATGCACGCTTCCCGACCAATCCGTATGGTTGGCGGTGGTCATCGACGGGGTGGTGCAGACGGGCGGCGACACGATATTTCCCGACCAGGCCAAGGCTAAGAACGCCGTCGAGGAACTGACTGCACGCTACCGGGAACACCAGGTCCACAGCAACTACATCACGCAAGCGCGCCTGTTCTCCTTGCAACAGCTCACTGCACATGTGAATGGACAGTCTGCTTTGCGCAGGGCGTCCTTTAGGCTGTCCATGGTGTCGCCCATCTGGTGGGTGCTCGTAGCGGCGGTCGTCGCCTACGAGGCATGGGACTACGGATCCGCTTGGTGGGACGAACGGCAGGCGAAACTTCACGAAGAGGCTCAGGCGGCACAGCCCCATTTCGACGCCAATGCGCTATGGGAAAACGCCATCAGCGCCTGGGCGAAGTCGGTCAAAACTCAGGGCAGCACGGGCATGACCGAACTGCTCAATGTCATTCTGACGGTGCCAGTAGAGCCCGGGCGGTGGCGGTTGACGGAAGTCGACTGCCGACCAAGCACGGGGTCTTGCACCGCCACTTACCGCCGTACACGTCTGGCCGACAACCATACGCTGCGGGCGGCGCTAGCCCAATCGTTTCGCATCGTCCATCCGGATTTGGATACTGCTACCGCAACATGGCCACTTCCGAAGGCACTCTCCGCGCCCACGATGCCATTGCGGGACCTCCCGACGCCATTGGCGATCCAGACAACCTGGGAACCGAGCTGGCAAGCGCTTCGGCCCGCATTGCAAGACTTCACGTTGTCAAAACCTGCGAGCGTGCAGATCCTCGTGCCCAACATCAAGTTGCCGAACGGCCTGGAAGAACCTGTGCCGATGCCGTCGGGCACGAAGCTACCCGCCAGCCGCGCGCTGGTGATCAATGCGCCCCTGCGCTCGCTCTATGGCCTGGCCTTGCCGACGACAACCCAGATAACGCAGCTGCATGTGCGTTACCAGCCAGACTCCGCACCCGGGCTCGCCGCGAGCGCGTTCTCGGCCACCTTGAAAGGAGATATCTATGTACTCGCGCCGTGA
- a CDS encoding type II secretion system protein GspD: MNAYRTVAAALTLAALSGCSALQSTDRVNARADHEGSKGAFAMDAFKGMAGDTDRAKGQVVELPWIAGRPQPLARDVTLPPALRANVNTTLLFENSAADLKTLADRIQLATGILTHVSADALLPAEYFLPRLAIEQGIATASASLTAATADTLVPALIPGIAVDRTAGPVLPQGVARTKMAPLPAGQAPLASVLDSIALRLGVYWRYDEKIGALRFYRTETKSYVVRTPTQAAEENLQRDIKSANSTLADKSSNSSKEEARELAAVVTKLSQFLSRAGVIKSADGAANTIVVTDTKDAQDRIGEFLDAENRQMTRRVRLVFEEITVQRDRLNQGSIDWKILFNSLGRGNTASATGVGPLLDAAQAAGSVGASVGSGPFAGTNIALSALSQLGSIVNHKSIPLLSQNRRPAKYDTRNTFQYIKDLQQTQSTSDSSAPTVTVTQDEKTVGTFLTVVPDAQDDGQVLLTIAYDDTRLIEMKKQPLGSRDDQSFVQQTNIGGQGRVQQVMVRPGEQVVIGGYQQFADSSTHRRLDDKAPMIMGGSDASQEQQLLTVVLVTAIPEEGF, encoded by the coding sequence ATGAATGCATACCGCACTGTAGCGGCCGCGCTGACGCTTGCCGCGCTGTCCGGCTGCTCCGCGCTCCAATCCACAGACCGAGTTAACGCCCGTGCTGACCACGAAGGCTCCAAGGGCGCCTTTGCCATGGACGCCTTCAAGGGCATGGCAGGAGACACCGACCGCGCCAAAGGCCAAGTCGTTGAACTACCGTGGATCGCAGGCCGGCCCCAGCCGCTTGCCCGCGATGTCACGCTGCCTCCAGCGCTGCGTGCGAACGTCAACACGACGCTGTTGTTCGAGAACAGCGCGGCAGACCTCAAGACGCTCGCCGACCGCATCCAACTCGCCACCGGCATCTTGACCCACGTGTCGGCAGACGCGTTGCTGCCGGCCGAATATTTCCTTCCGCGCCTGGCAATCGAACAGGGCATTGCCACCGCAAGTGCCAGCTTGACGGCGGCCACGGCCGACACGCTGGTTCCGGCCCTTATCCCCGGTATTGCCGTTGACCGCACGGCAGGCCCGGTACTGCCCCAGGGGGTTGCGCGCACGAAGATGGCTCCTTTGCCCGCTGGCCAAGCTCCGCTGGCGTCCGTGTTGGACTCGATTGCGCTGCGGTTGGGCGTCTACTGGCGCTACGACGAAAAGATCGGTGCGCTTCGCTTCTATCGGACGGAGACCAAGAGCTACGTCGTCCGCACGCCCACCCAAGCCGCTGAAGAAAACCTTCAACGCGATATCAAATCGGCGAATTCGACGCTCGCGGACAAGTCGTCCAACAGTTCGAAGGAAGAAGCCCGCGAGCTGGCGGCCGTCGTCACCAAGCTCAGCCAGTTCCTCAGTCGCGCAGGCGTAATCAAGTCTGCGGACGGTGCGGCCAACACCATCGTGGTCACCGATACAAAGGATGCGCAGGATCGAATCGGTGAATTTCTGGACGCTGAGAATCGCCAGATGACGCGTCGGGTGCGCCTCGTCTTTGAAGAGATCACCGTCCAGCGCGATCGCCTGAACCAGGGCAGCATCGACTGGAAAATTCTGTTCAACAGCCTCGGGCGCGGTAACACAGCATCGGCAACCGGCGTAGGCCCCTTGCTAGATGCAGCCCAGGCGGCGGGCTCAGTGGGCGCTTCAGTGGGCAGCGGCCCCTTCGCCGGCACCAATATCGCACTGAGCGCGCTTTCGCAACTCGGATCGATCGTCAATCACAAGAGCATTCCGCTTCTTTCGCAGAACCGCCGCCCCGCGAAGTACGACACGCGCAACACGTTCCAATACATCAAGGATCTGCAACAGACACAAAGCACGTCCGACAGCTCGGCGCCGACCGTCACGGTCACGCAAGACGAAAAGACAGTCGGGACGTTCCTCACGGTCGTGCCTGACGCGCAAGATGACGGCCAGGTTCTGCTGACCATCGCTTACGACGACACCCGGCTCATCGAAATGAAGAAGCAGCCGCTCGGGTCACGTGACGATCAGTCCTTTGTGCAGCAGACCAACATCGGCGGCCAGGGACGAGTCCAACAGGTGATGGTTCGCCCCGGAGAGCAGGTGGTCATTGGCGGATATCAACAGTTTGCCGACAGTTCGACCCACCGCCGTCTCGACGACAAGGCACCGATGATCATGGGAGGGTCCGACGCCTCCCAAGAACAGCAACTACTGACAGTGGTGTTGGTAACCGCAATCCCAGAAGAAGGATTCTGA
- a CDS encoding toxin co-regulated pilus biosynthesis Q family protein, with protein MQAPLLAAVVSAACLLSACGFVPPAPPTPPDSGRILINHADPRTVLPGNSRTALASADIPPIPVPEAPPKLESPASPASAPSPMATDATAATPGASTAATPAPAAETTAQTTEASTSPQQVAAAPGPVITVEVASTEPVAEPEIVEPPKKIWRISPQDGTVRQALVRWASDANWTFGPDQWELNFDIPIQAPAEFEEASFREATQALSQAVAMSESPIRPCFYGNRVLRMLPFTRSCNRSPAPQS; from the coding sequence ATGCAAGCACCCCTTCTGGCGGCCGTCGTCTCGGCAGCCTGCCTTCTTTCGGCCTGCGGATTCGTGCCGCCCGCCCCTCCGACACCCCCGGACTCAGGACGCATCCTGATCAACCATGCGGATCCGCGCACCGTTCTACCGGGTAATTCGCGGACAGCCCTGGCTTCGGCAGACATCCCCCCGATTCCGGTGCCCGAAGCGCCGCCCAAGCTTGAAAGTCCAGCGTCGCCCGCCAGCGCCCCGTCGCCGATGGCTACCGATGCAACGGCTGCTACCCCTGGCGCCAGCACCGCCGCGACGCCGGCACCGGCTGCCGAGACGACGGCACAGACCACTGAGGCGAGCACAAGTCCGCAGCAGGTCGCGGCCGCGCCTGGCCCCGTCATCACCGTGGAGGTGGCTTCGACGGAGCCTGTCGCCGAACCGGAGATCGTGGAACCGCCCAAGAAAATTTGGCGCATCAGCCCGCAGGACGGGACGGTCCGCCAAGCGCTCGTGCGCTGGGCGTCCGACGCCAACTGGACGTTTGGGCCTGATCAGTGGGAACTGAATTTCGACATACCGATACAGGCTCCGGCCGAGTTCGAGGAGGCCTCCTTCCGGGAGGCCACCCAGGCGCTGTCCCAGGCGGTCGCGATGAGCGAATCGCCTATCCGCCCCTGCTTCTACGGCAACCGCGTCCTGCGCATGTTGCCCTTCACCCGCAGCTGCAATCGCTCCCCCGCCCCGCAATCCTAG